A window of Bradyrhizobium diazoefficiens genomic DNA:
GCATCACCGACACCGCGATTCCCGCTGCGAACAGCGAGGCTGCGATTGTCAGGTCGAGCTTCAGTCTGCGCTTGTCATCTTGGCCGGGCATTCGATCACCGCCTTTTTCCACGGGATCAACGAAATCGGGGCGGGCGGGTTCCGCGCCCGCCCGGCTGGAACCGCTGAACTCGGGCGCTAAAACGCCGCGCTTATTCCGTCGTGCTGACATCCCAGGTGGCGTGGCGCACGCCGGGCAAATGCTCCAGATCGGTCGCCACCGCGTTGAGCTCGTTCGGGTCGACCGCGCTCGCGACGAGCTTCGCGACAACTTCCAGCATGTCCTCGCCCATCTCGACGATCTCGATACCCGCCACGGCGTATTTCGCGGCCTCGAGCTTTTCGACGAGGCGGTCGCGCAAGTCCGGCAAGGCATCGGCAGTAACCGCAAGCTTGAAGTAGTAGGTCGCCTCCGACACCTTCTCGTTCAGAGGAATGCGGTTGATGGCGTTGACCAGCGGGCGCAGCAGCGTGTTGCCGGCGATGACGAACACGGTGAGGGCAGCCGCCTGCGCGATCATGTCGGCGCCGGCAGAGGAGCCGACCGCGGCGGAGGCCCACAGCGTCGCCGCGGTGTTCAGCCCACGCACGTCCATGCCCTGCTTCATGATGACGCCCGCGCCAAGGAAGCCGATGCCCGACACAACATAGGCGATCACCCGCACCGCGCCGTCGGCAGCCTCCAGCCGCATGGCGAGATCGACGAAGGCGGCCGCGCCGACCGCGACCAGCACATTGGTGCG
This region includes:
- a CDS encoding MgtC/SapB family protein — encoded protein: MRFLTTFQLADFLDTLVSLTTAFVLGTLIGAERQYRQRTAGLRTNVLVAVGAAAFVDLAMRLEAADGAVRVIAYVVSGIGFLGAGVIMKQGMDVRGLNTAATLWASAAVGSSAGADMIAQAAALTVFVIAGNTLLRPLVNAINRIPLNEKVSEATYYFKLAVTADALPDLRDRLVEKLEAAKYAVAGIEIVEMGEDMLEVVAKLVASAVDPNELNAVATDLEHLPGVRHATWDVSTTE